AGGTTATGAACTTTCTCAAATTATTACACCGAATTTAACAACTATCAAATTTGAAAACGAATCAGCTGGCTATCTTGCTGCTGAAATTATGATAAAACTTTTAAACAATGAGACTTGTCATAATTTATATACTATCAACTTTTCTTTTATTGAAGGAAAAAGTGTAAATAAATTATAATGTATGTATAAATAAAAAAACCAAAAATTAAAACAAATTTTTGGTTTTTTATTTAAAATTATTTAAAATTTTATTTTTTCCTGATTTTTTTGCTTTATATAAAAGTTTATCACACTCTTCATATATTTTATTACATTTGTATGAAAGACCTCCACTTATTGTTACTTTTACATCTCTTATCCAAATTAAATTCTCTATCTCTTTTCTAATCTCCTCTGTTATTTCAATAGCTTTAGAACTATTAGAAAATTTCTCTAAAATTATTACGGCAAATTCTTCTCCACCTATTCTGTAAGTACTTATACCATTTTGCTCTTTTTTTATTAAAACTTCTCCTATTTTTTTCAAAACGCTATCTCCAAATTTATGACCATAAGTATCATTTAAGTTTTTAAAATTATCAATATCAAAAATTAACATAAAAAACTCTCTTTTTTCAACTCTTTTTAAATTTTTATCAAAAGCTTTTCTGTTATTTATCTTTATCAATCCATCATTCATTGTAGATTTATATAAGAGATTAATTTTTCTAAAAGAATACGAAACTCCAAATAATAATATTATTATATATCCTGACATTCTTATTGCTCTATTAATTAAAATTTTATAATCTCTATTTTTTATTCCATTTTCAATAGATTCAATCATATAAAGAGATAAAATTCTATAATTTATTTCATTTATCTCATTTATTTTTTGATCATATTTCTTTTTTAAACCATCATAGTTTTCAAAATCACCTATTTTTTTATAATATTCGAAAAGAAACTCATAACAGTCATGTAAAAATCGAAAATCACTTTTATGCTGTGTAGATTCCAATATCTCTTCTATATTAGATTTTGAAAAATTATTTACATAGAATTTTAAATTATAAAACTCTTTAGCTAATATATAATACATATATTCATCTATAAAATATGATTTTTTATTTTTTTTATAATTTTCCTCAGTTTTTTTTAAATAATTAAAAGCTTCTGTTTCTTTATTTAGTTGAGAATAAATTCTAGAATATATAGAGTTTGTAATAATCATTAAGCTATTTTGATATGCTTCTGACTCTATTTTAGATAACTGAGTTATCTTATCCAAACACTCTATTGTTTTTTCTTGATTATCTAATCTCATATAATTTTCTGCTAGATTTAAAAGAGCTAAAATTTTTACCTGATTATAATCTTTATAGTCTCTTTTTTCTTCTAATATTTCTGAAAGAAGATTGTTAGATACTTCATAACCATTTAAACTACTTATAATTATTGATAATCCCATCTTACCTCTATCAACATCATATGTACTATCCAAATATTTTGCAAATTTTATATACTCTAAATTATATCTTATTGAATCTAAAAGATTATGATTTCTAGCTTTTAAAACTCTTAATTTATTAAAAATATATAGCTTATTTTTATCATTTAAATTTTCATTTATAATTAATTTCTCTAAAATATAACTT
The Cetobacterium somerae ATCC BAA-474 DNA segment above includes these coding regions:
- a CDS encoding tetratricopeptide repeat-containing diguanylate cyclase; this encodes MTKKHWVAFSLAVILSIFFVRELWITINHGIFPVEFIELIDEEELNKKLTPLEREVLNNFKSIKPSNYNTKYSEIAESIRPILNNENGVELGSYILEKLIINENLNDKNKLYIFNKLRVLKARNHNLLDSIRYNLEYIKFAKYLDSTYDVDRGKMGLSIIISSLNGYEVSNNLLSEILEEKRDYKDYNQVKILALLNLAENYMRLDNQEKTIECLDKITQLSKIESEAYQNSLMIITNSIYSRIYSQLNKETEAFNYLKKTEENYKKNKKSYFIDEYMYYILAKEFYNLKFYVNNFSKSNIEEILESTQHKSDFRFLHDCYEFLFEYYKKIGDFENYDGLKKKYDQKINEINEINYRILSLYMIESIENGIKNRDYKILINRAIRMSGYIIILLFGVSYSFRKINLLYKSTMNDGLIKINNRKAFDKNLKRVEKREFFMLIFDIDNFKNLNDTYGHKFGDSVLKKIGEVLIKKEQNGISTYRIGGEEFAVIILEKFSNSSKAIEITEEIRKEIENLIWIRDVKVTISGGLSYKCNKIYEECDKLLYKAKKSGKNKILNNFK